One genomic window of Arachis stenosperma cultivar V10309 chromosome 10, arast.V10309.gnm1.PFL2, whole genome shotgun sequence includes the following:
- the LOC130954089 gene encoding uncharacterized protein LOC130954089 isoform X2, with protein sequence MMTEFHHQHSFEKDGDAAQYAAPTPDSTTLHARHRRSKSASDKNLKISRGGFLHPREKDQNDTLLSPPSVRASRLQSPLHDNLTCTNKSTVSSHRASLEKDVEQLQLRLQEEKSMRILLERAMGRASSTLSPGHRHFAAQTKDLIAEIELLEEEVMSREQHVLAMYRSIFEQCVSRPPSEQNSGVTSPAHTRPESRKHPSIISSAFCSSKNFPLRPLQALISNNDLRSRIFGSNHASLSSGKGKIYFGKTSSDPTKVQEKFSTMDKTPVLRTLKDHLYQCPSRLSEEMVRCMATVYCWLRSATSINAENSRSPLLSRSSTNAIQPRHGVGEDRDWSCKSAVEISWISTRKRHSSHASYAINNYRILVEQLEKVNVSQMECDGQIAFWINVHNALVMHAYLAYGIPQGTLRRLALFHKASYNIGGHIISANAIEQSIFCFRTPRIGRWLESIVSTAMRKKNGEERQLISSKLGITDSQPLVCFALCTGAWSDPLLKVYSASNLKEELNTAMREFLQSNVVVKKSRKVFLPKLMERFSKEASISLDDLLGWVTKNVDKKLHDSIQKCLDRKSNKKSSQIIEWLPYSSRFRYMFTKDLIDKPWWV encoded by the exons ATGATGACTGAGTTTCATCATCAACATTCATTTGAAAAAGACGGTGACGCAGCTCAATATGCTGCTCCCACCCCGGATTCTACTACTCTTCATGCACGACACAGGCGCTCTAAGAG TGCTTCTGACAAGAACCTGAAGATCTCAAGAGGTGGATTTTTGCATCCCCGGGAGAAGGATCAGAATGATACTCTT TTATCGCCCCCTTCAGTGAGAGCTTCTAGATTACAAAGTCCTTTGCATGATAACCTCACTTGTACAAACAAGAGTACCGTTTCAAGTCATAGAGCATCGTTGGAAAAAGAT GTTGAGCAGCTACAGTTACGCTTACAGGAGGAGAAATCTATGCGTATTTTGCTTGAGAGGGCAATGGGCCGGGCCTCAAGTACTTTATCTCCTGGACACAGGCACTTTGCTGCTCAG ACAAAAGACTTAATTGCCGAAATTGAATTACTTGAAGAAGAGGTTATGAGCCGTGAGCAGCATGTGCTTGCTATGTACAGGAGTATTTTTGAACAGTGTGTTAGCCGGCCACCTTCTGAACAAAATTCTGGTGTGACTTCACCAGCTCATACAAGACCCGAATCCAGGAAGCATCCAAGTATCATATCAAGTGCCTTCTGTTCATCGAAAAACTTCCCCCTGCGACCCCTGCAAGCTCTGATTTCTAATAATGATTTAAGAAGTAGAATCTTTGGTTCAAATCATGCTTCTTTATCGAGTGGCAAAGGCAAAATTTATTTTGGAAAGACTTCTTCCGATCCTACCAAG GTTCAAGAGAAGTTTTCTACCATGGACAAAACTCCAGTATTGCGAACATTAAAAGATCATCTATACCAGTGTCCGAGTAGGCTGTCTGAGGAGATGGTGAGGTGCATGGCCACTGTATATTGCTGGCTCCGAAGTGCAACCTCCATAAATGCTGAAAATAGTAGGTCACCTTTATTGTCAAGGTCATCAACCAATGCTATACAGCCTCGACATGGAGTAGGAGAGGATCGAGACTGGTCTTGCAAATCGGCAGTGGAAATATCTTGGATATCTACTCGTAAACGTCATTCTTCTCATGCTTCTTATGCCATCAACAACTACAG AATTCTAGTTGAACAACTGGAAAAGGTGAATGTCAGTCAAATGGAATGTGATGGACAAATTGCTTTCTGGATCAATGTGCATAATGCACTTGTGATGCAT GCATATTTAGCTTATGGAATTCCCCAGGGCACTCTCAGGAGGTTAGCCTTGTTTCACAAG GCTTCTTACAATATTGGCGGTCATATCATAAGTGCAAATGCGATAGAGCAATCAATATTTTGCTTCAGAACACCCCGCATTGGACGG TGGCTTGAGAGCATTGTGTCCACTGCAATGAGGAAGAAAAATGGTGAAGAAAGACAACTTATCAGTTCAAAATTGGGTATCACTGATTCCCAACCGCTTGTCTGCTTTGCCCTTTGTACTGGAGCATGGTCAGATCCTTTG CTTAAGGTTTATTCAGCATCAAATTTGAAAGAAGAACTGAACACGGCCATGAGAGAGTTTCTTCAATCAAATGTAGTTGTGAAGAAGTCACGTAAAGTTTTTCTCCCAAAGTTGATGGAAAGGTTCTCCAAAGAAGCATCAATCAGTTTAGATGATCTCCTTGGATGGGTTACGAAGAATGTTGACAAGAAGCTCCATGATTCAATACAGAAGTGCCTTGATCgtaaatcaaataaaaagtCATCTCAGATCATAGAATGGCTGCCTTACAGTTCTAGGTTCAGGTACATGTTCACAAAGGATCTAATAGACAAGCCATGGTGGGTATGA
- the LOC130954089 gene encoding uncharacterized protein LOC130954089 isoform X1 — MMTEFHHQHSFEKDGDAAQYAAPTPDSTTLHARHRRSKRSFCVASDKNLKISRGGFLHPREKDQNDTLLSPPSVRASRLQSPLHDNLTCTNKSTVSSHRASLEKDVEQLQLRLQEEKSMRILLERAMGRASSTLSPGHRHFAAQTKDLIAEIELLEEEVMSREQHVLAMYRSIFEQCVSRPPSEQNSGVTSPAHTRPESRKHPSIISSAFCSSKNFPLRPLQALISNNDLRSRIFGSNHASLSSGKGKIYFGKTSSDPTKVQEKFSTMDKTPVLRTLKDHLYQCPSRLSEEMVRCMATVYCWLRSATSINAENSRSPLLSRSSTNAIQPRHGVGEDRDWSCKSAVEISWISTRKRHSSHASYAINNYRILVEQLEKVNVSQMECDGQIAFWINVHNALVMHAYLAYGIPQGTLRRLALFHKASYNIGGHIISANAIEQSIFCFRTPRIGRWLESIVSTAMRKKNGEERQLISSKLGITDSQPLVCFALCTGAWSDPLLKVYSASNLKEELNTAMREFLQSNVVVKKSRKVFLPKLMERFSKEASISLDDLLGWVTKNVDKKLHDSIQKCLDRKSNKKSSQIIEWLPYSSRFRYMFTKDLIDKPWWV; from the exons ATGATGACTGAGTTTCATCATCAACATTCATTTGAAAAAGACGGTGACGCAGCTCAATATGCTGCTCCCACCCCGGATTCTACTACTCTTCATGCACGACACAGGCGCTCTAAGAGGTCTTTTTGTGT TGCTTCTGACAAGAACCTGAAGATCTCAAGAGGTGGATTTTTGCATCCCCGGGAGAAGGATCAGAATGATACTCTT TTATCGCCCCCTTCAGTGAGAGCTTCTAGATTACAAAGTCCTTTGCATGATAACCTCACTTGTACAAACAAGAGTACCGTTTCAAGTCATAGAGCATCGTTGGAAAAAGAT GTTGAGCAGCTACAGTTACGCTTACAGGAGGAGAAATCTATGCGTATTTTGCTTGAGAGGGCAATGGGCCGGGCCTCAAGTACTTTATCTCCTGGACACAGGCACTTTGCTGCTCAG ACAAAAGACTTAATTGCCGAAATTGAATTACTTGAAGAAGAGGTTATGAGCCGTGAGCAGCATGTGCTTGCTATGTACAGGAGTATTTTTGAACAGTGTGTTAGCCGGCCACCTTCTGAACAAAATTCTGGTGTGACTTCACCAGCTCATACAAGACCCGAATCCAGGAAGCATCCAAGTATCATATCAAGTGCCTTCTGTTCATCGAAAAACTTCCCCCTGCGACCCCTGCAAGCTCTGATTTCTAATAATGATTTAAGAAGTAGAATCTTTGGTTCAAATCATGCTTCTTTATCGAGTGGCAAAGGCAAAATTTATTTTGGAAAGACTTCTTCCGATCCTACCAAG GTTCAAGAGAAGTTTTCTACCATGGACAAAACTCCAGTATTGCGAACATTAAAAGATCATCTATACCAGTGTCCGAGTAGGCTGTCTGAGGAGATGGTGAGGTGCATGGCCACTGTATATTGCTGGCTCCGAAGTGCAACCTCCATAAATGCTGAAAATAGTAGGTCACCTTTATTGTCAAGGTCATCAACCAATGCTATACAGCCTCGACATGGAGTAGGAGAGGATCGAGACTGGTCTTGCAAATCGGCAGTGGAAATATCTTGGATATCTACTCGTAAACGTCATTCTTCTCATGCTTCTTATGCCATCAACAACTACAG AATTCTAGTTGAACAACTGGAAAAGGTGAATGTCAGTCAAATGGAATGTGATGGACAAATTGCTTTCTGGATCAATGTGCATAATGCACTTGTGATGCAT GCATATTTAGCTTATGGAATTCCCCAGGGCACTCTCAGGAGGTTAGCCTTGTTTCACAAG GCTTCTTACAATATTGGCGGTCATATCATAAGTGCAAATGCGATAGAGCAATCAATATTTTGCTTCAGAACACCCCGCATTGGACGG TGGCTTGAGAGCATTGTGTCCACTGCAATGAGGAAGAAAAATGGTGAAGAAAGACAACTTATCAGTTCAAAATTGGGTATCACTGATTCCCAACCGCTTGTCTGCTTTGCCCTTTGTACTGGAGCATGGTCAGATCCTTTG CTTAAGGTTTATTCAGCATCAAATTTGAAAGAAGAACTGAACACGGCCATGAGAGAGTTTCTTCAATCAAATGTAGTTGTGAAGAAGTCACGTAAAGTTTTTCTCCCAAAGTTGATGGAAAGGTTCTCCAAAGAAGCATCAATCAGTTTAGATGATCTCCTTGGATGGGTTACGAAGAATGTTGACAAGAAGCTCCATGATTCAATACAGAAGTGCCTTGATCgtaaatcaaataaaaagtCATCTCAGATCATAGAATGGCTGCCTTACAGTTCTAGGTTCAGGTACATGTTCACAAAGGATCTAATAGACAAGCCATGGTGGGTATGA